A stretch of Desulfotomaculum sp. DNA encodes these proteins:
- a CDS encoding IS200/IS605 family transposase: LNEQTIAKYIREQDKHDQIIDKISTKELESPFKGPAK; the protein is encoded by the coding sequence TTGAATGAACAAACGATAGCAAAGTATATACGCGAGCAAGATAAACACGATCAGATAATAGATAAAATTTCGACCAAAGAACTTGAGAGCCCTTTTAAGGGTCCTGCCAAGTAA